CGAACAGGTAGAGCAACGGCTGCTTGAACCATAGAAAGACGGCAGTGACCGCAGCCCCAAAGATCAGCAGCAGGGTGAAGGCGTTGCCCAGCACCCGCTCCGCCTCCTCATTGTCTCCCTGTCCCCGTTTGATGGAACACAGCGGCGCGCCTCCAGTTCCGCACAGGTTGGCAAATCCCATGATGATGGATACGATTGGGATCGTCAGTCCCAGCCCGGTCAGGGCCAGATGCCCAGGCAGACGCCCCAGGTAGACCCGGTCCACCACGCTGTACAGTACGTTGATCAGCTGCGCGGCGGTCATGGGCAGAGCCAGGGACATGATATTGCGGGGGATGCTCCCTCTGGAAAAATTATGGACTTCCCCTTTCACCATCTCCCGCCTCCTATGGCCGCGCTTCTCCGCACTCCGCCTGTCCGGCGTCTTGATCCTGCCGTGCAGGACCCCAGTCCCGCTTGCTACATGGAGCATTCCGCCGCAGATCCCAGCCCCGGCACCCCTGCTTTTTAACAGTTGTATTTTATAATGATTTCTTTGTAAAATCTATATGTAAAACAGCCAAAACCACGTCCGCCTCCATGAACTGCCCCAACAGCTGCAGGCAGTCCAAAGGGTCCTTTGGCAAAAAATATGGAGTTTTCAATTTCGTCTTGTGTTCCCGTGGCAAAATTTCTCTTTGTGTGTTCCTATTCTTGACGGTTCTGTGTATTTATGCTATATTTTAAACGATCAGATATGGTTGGGGGACTGATAATGGAGTATTCAAAGAATTCCATTTATATTGTCGGTTGTGCCAAGGCTGCCGCAGAAAACCCAATTACTGTCGCCAGCCAATACCTCATTCTGCCGATCATCTTTGACCGGGATTCAGGCCAAATTTATGATGCAGATATCAATTCTGTCTGTGATATTACAGAGAGGTTTGTCAAAAGCCTTTTGGTCGGCAGAAGCATTTATACCGATTACAATGCAATTATCCAAGATATTGGTTCCCGGTATCTTGGGCACTCTCAAAAGGCCCTTATTTTCTGTATCCGAAATATCATTCATACTCTTCAGGAGCAGAGCATGCTTCCGCAGCACTCTGGCTGATTTTTTATTTTTCTCTTGACATATTATTGTCAATATTTTATACTGATGCTAAACTGAGTTATCTATATATTGTTCAGAACTATTTATTGGCCCGGTGACCCCGGATGCCGTTGTAAGTAGGACGCACTGACATTTTTCAATGTCAGTGCGTCTTTTTTGTTTCCATAACCATATCAGGAGCTGTTTGATATGTCCGTTCCTCAAACGCTGTACATTACCGGAATCTCCAGGCCTGCCACAGAAAATCCCATTTCCCAGCGCCACAGGGTTCTGTTTCTTGCCTTCCTGGTGGATGCGAAAACCGGCACCATTCTGGAAGTGGAGGTCAATGCGCTCTGCCAGATAACCAGCTCCTTCCTGTCTCAGCTTCTGGTGGGCTACAGCTTTTCCACACAGGTCGAAGAGATGCTCCATCAGGTCGAGGCCCGCTATTGGGGCCACTCCCGCAAATCGATCTTAGTCGCCATCAAGCAGGCTCACACCAAATGGATAAACTGGAGTTCCGGGCATCGTTCTCCCCTTTCATAACACTCGTCCTGTCCCTGCGAAGCCGGCCGCAGAGGGCATGAGAGATACAAGCACAGAAAACTGGCGCCAACTCTCACAAAAATACAAGGAGGATGTTTATGGTAGATACTGTCTTATCCGGGGGCTGGATCATAGACGGCACACGCACGCCCCCCTATCAGGCTGATTTGTGTATTCAGGACGGAAAAATTGTCGCGATCAGCCCTCAGTGGGAGGGTAATTGCCGCACGAGGGTGGATGTCACCGGAAAAATCGTCTCTCCCGGTTTTATTGACATTCACACCCATTCTGATACCTGTCCATTTTCTGCTGTCTTTCCGGAAAGTAAAGTAGCGCAGGGAATCACTTTGGAAATCGTGGGGAACTGCGGCGTTTCTGCCGTTCCCATTCTCCCATCCTGTCAGGCGGAACAGACGGCTTATCTTCGAAAGATCAGCGAGATCCCGGTGCCGGAGGAGGCTGTCCGTGATGCCTCTGTCCAGAAATATGCCGCTCATGTGGCCCAGACAGGCTATCCTTCCCACCTCGGGACGCTGATCGGGCAGGGAACTCTGCGGGCTGGTATCGTGGGCTTTCAAGATCGCCCCTTAACGCCCTCTGAAATGGAGCAAATGAAGTTCCTCCTCGATGATCAGCTGAACCAAGGTGCCCTGGGACTATCCCTCGGTCTGATCTATCCCCCCGGCAGTTTCTCCCCCACGTCAGAGCTGAGGGAGCTGGCGCGTGTGGTCCAAAAGCATAAGAAGATCCTCGCCGTCCATATGCGAAATGAGGGGCCGAATATCTTCCAGGCAGTGGAAGAGATGCTCTCTATTGCGGAGGAAACCGGTGTTCATCTGCATATCTCCCATTTGAAGCTAATGGGGAAAGCCCAGTGGGGGCAGGCCCCCCGCTTACTTGAGCGCATCGAAGCGTCCAGGCAACGTGGAGCCGTTGTCACCTGTGACCAGTACCCTTATACCGCAACCTCCACTATTCTGGCCGCACTGCTCCCCAGGCGGGCCTATGACGGAGGTTCTGCCGCCATGCTGCGCAGGGTGTCGGACCCAGACACATCCCTTCTTCGGGACATCGCAGAAGAGATGGAGCGGCGCGGCGGCGCGGACGCTGTTTTAGTCGCCTCCACCCACGGAAGCGCGCCGGAATATCACGGAAAAACCGTCTCCCAGCTCTCTGTTTGCCTGGGACTTACCCCAGCCGAAACTGTTGCCCATATTTTGGCGCGTTGTTCCGGAACTGTGTCTGCCATCTATTTTTCCATGTCCCAAGAGGACGTCCATACCATCATGTGCGACATGCATGTCGCCATTGGCAGTGATGGCTCCGCCTTCTCTCTTCAGGATACACAGGGCCTGCCCAGCCCTCACCCTCGCAACATTGCAACCTTTCCCCGTTTTCTGCAGACAGTGCGGGAGCACAGACTGATTTCTCTTCAGGATGCTGTCTACAAGATGACCGCCCTTCCTGCAGCCATTTTGGGGCTTCGTGACAGGGGAACCCTGGAGCCAGGCAAGGCTGCTGACATCACTGTGTTCGATTATGAGTCCGTCTGTGACCAATGTACTTTCACCGATTCCCTGGTCGCCCCGTCCGGCATTGAGCATGTCCTGGTAAGCGGCGTGTTTTCCCTGAAGTCTGGTTCCATAACCGGAGCCCGCCCCGGTCAAGTGTTGCTGCGGTAAATTGTGATCACCTGCACATAAGCAAACGAGAACAGAAAGGAGAATTTCTTGTGGAACTTGGTAATTGGGCTTTGATCTCTTCCCCTTCTCTCCTGGCGCTGCTCCCGCTGATCATCTTCATTGTGTTTGCTCTTCTTGGAAAGGGCAATTATCTGGGCATGTTCCTGGGCATCATCGTCGGCTTCTTCCTGACTGGTCAGGACCTGGTTTCCCTGACCAATGCCTATACCGCCGCGATCTCCTCCTCCACCACAGTGATCGGTCTGCTCATCATGTTCGGAACAGGGCTCGGCGTTCTCATGACGGAGGCACGTATCACCCACACTCTTGTCTATTGGATCGTCAAACGGATCGGCATCAACACTCGTGCCAAAGGAAAAATCGTTCTGATCCTCTCCTCCATCTTGGTCTGCGGGCTGCTGGGGACTTTGGCCGGCGGAAACGCCATCATCTCTCCCATCCTGATCCCGATTTTGGCTGCTCTGGGCATCACCCCCACCGTGGTGGCTGTCCTATTCAAGGTATCTGGCGAAATCGGCCTGATTGTTGGCCCGCTGACTGGTGTCACCCTGATCACCATGCAGGTAACCGGCCTCTCCTATGGGCAGCTGATGCTGTATGCCGTGATCCCCTTTTCTCTCTTCTGGCTGACCGGGGCCTGGATCGGATGCAACCGCGCCCAGCGGCTTACCGAAGGCACTGAGCATTATGAGCTTTCTTCCGATATCTCCAGCATTGACTCTATCACTCCAACCCCAAAGGAAAAAAGAAATACAATTATTTTCTTGATCTCCTTTGTCGTCCTGATCACCTACGGCATACTGATGAAGCAGAGTACTTCCTATGCGCTGACTGTCATGCTACTTTTGGCTGGAATTATTATTCTGATTGCCGGTTTTCCGGTAGATGAAGGTGTCAAAATGCTGAGCAAAGGCATCGGTAGTCAGGCCTCCACGTTGGTCCTGCTTTTGAATTTCACCGTTATGATGGACTTGGTCAACGCCGGCGAGGGCTTTACCGCTTTGGGCAATCTTCTCAGCGGGCTGGCGCAGAGTGGTGGAGCCACCGCTCTCGCTTTGGTTTCCGCCGTGGTGGGCGGATTTGGAATTGAGACCGCCGCTGTACTGGAAATTCAGATCGTGGCTGAGATGTTCGGTGAGATGGCAATTAAGGCAGGACTTCCTATGGGTGTTTTTGCTGTCTCTATCCTCGCGGCAACCCGCCTGACCAGTTCTGTCTATCCCACCAGCAATTTTATCGGTCAGATGATCACCGCCCGTTGCGACAACACGAAGGAAGCTCTTCGTGCAAACTGGATTGGTGCCGCTTTTGCATGGGCTTTCGTTTTACTTTATGCTTTCATCGGTCCAATGATCTTTTAAAACAGTTTGCCTCTCATATCCCCAGCTGCGGAGCTATGCTCCGCAGCATTTTTAATGCCAACATCTCCTCTTCTTTTTGAAAGGGTCATTTTTTCAGGTCCTCTTTTCCTGCGCAGTGTAACATCCCCGCAGTCGATCAAAAGCTGCCCCCGCCAGGAGCCAAGAAAGTCACTCCCCCGAAATACGATTCTCCTGTGCTGTGGGCATCACAGTTCCTCCCTCATATCTCTCTTCCCATGTCTGCCCTCTCCACCGCGTTTCCAAACAAACTGTGCCGCAAACAGTTGTGTCTTCATCTGAGTGTGATGCAGCTGCGCCCTGTATTGTGCATAATCCTTTTGATAGGTGGAAGGGAATATTTATAGAGGTCAGCCGGATCTATGAGATCCTGTTCCGGACGCGCCTACATATTTAAGCCCCACTGCCGACGGCATATACCTTTCCCGTTCATAGTAAAACATGGTACAGGCTTCCATCACGCATGGATCTCCCCCGGAGCTCTCCCCCTCGGAAAAAGGCAAGCTGTCCACAGTGGGAAAGACAAGACAGGAGCGCCCCGCCGGGGCGCTCCTGTCTTGTCTCTATTGGGGGCGGTCAGGACTGGGCGTTTCCGGCCTCCACAGGTTCGGGCTGCCGCTTTTTGCGGCGGCCCTTTTTGGTGCCGTCCAGGTTCTCCCGCCGGATCAGCAGATAGAAGGCGGGCATCAGGAACATGGCCAGGAGGGTGGAGGCGATAAGGCCGCCCACCATGACGTAGGCCATGTCCTTCATCATGCTCATGCCGCTGTCATTGGAAAAAATCATAGGCACCATGGAGATGATGGTGGTCAGGGTGGTCATCAGGATCGGGCGCAGGCGGGTGGTGCCCGCCTCCACCAGTGCATCCCCTAGAGGCATGGTCTGCCGCAGCTGGTTGGTGCCGTCCACCAGATAGATGCCGTTGTTCACCGCGATGCCCACCAGCATCAGGAAGCCCATCAGGCCCACGATGCTCATGGGCCGCCCGTTGAGGAACACCAGGCCGATGGAGCCAATAAGGCTCAGCGGAATACACATCATCACCATGATGGACAGCCGGGGGGAGTCGAACTGGATGGCCATGACCAGGAACACCAGGAAGATGCCCGCGGCGATGGCGGTCGCCATGCTCTCCAGGCCCTCTGCGGTGCTCTCATCCATCATGCCCACGCCGAAGGACACCCCCTGGGGCAGGTCGAGCTGGGCCGTCCGGGCGTCGATCTCTTTTGGGGCGCTGTACTTGGCGGAATCGGTGGTGGTGGCCGTAAGGGTGACGCTGTACTGCCCCTCCTGCCGGGTGATGGTGGGCAGAGTAGTGATGTACTCTACGGTGGAGATGTCCCGCAGGGCCACCTGCTGGCCAGTCTGGGTGGTGATGGGGTAGTCCAGCAGGGCGGAAATATCGTCGTACTTGCCCTCGGGGTACTCCAGGACCACATCATACTCCGTGTCGCCGTAGTCCACCGATGTGGCATTCATGCCCTCCAGCAAATAATAGATCTGCATGGCCACCGCTGACTCAGAGGTGCCCAGGGCCATGGCCTTCTGGGAATTGATGACGATGCGGCCCTTGGACTGGCTGGAGCGGAAGGGGTTCTCGATGCGGATAACGCCGGGGACCTGTGTCATGGCCTCCTCCACCTGCTCCGCTGCGGTCTGAAGGGTATCCAGGTCGCTGCCCAGCAGGACCACATCCTTGCTGTTGCTGCTCATCAGGGCGCTCATGTCCATGGCGCCGCTGGGGGAGACAGACACATCCATATCCGGCACGCTGCCGAAGCGGGCGGTGTACTCCTCCACCGCCGCCTCGCTGGAGCGGTCACAGTTATCTACGGAGTAGGCGGTGAAGGAGGCGGTATTCCCGGACAGGTCCAGGGTCACGCTCTCGAAGTTCTCGTCGGAGAGGAGGGCGTCCTCCAGGGTCTGAATGCGCTGGTTCATCACCTCCACCTTGGTGCCCGAGCGGAAAGCTACGTCCACAGTGATGCTGCCGTCATAGTTGCTGGCCATCATCACAAATTCCATCTGGGTCATCAGCAGGATGGCGGCCAGGAAGCAGGCGCCGCCCACCAGCACCACCCGCCCGGGGTGGCGCAGCAGCCGGGGCAGGGTCCGGCGGTAGAAGCCCTTGAACCGGCCCAGGATGCGGTTGGTAATAAGCTGATCCTTGGTCCGGGGCTTGAGCCAGAGGAAGGCCAGTGGGACCACCACCACAGCGCACAGGAAGGAGCACAGCAGGGTCAGCAGGATGGTCCAGCTCAGGGGGCCGGTCATCATGCCCACCAGGCCGTCGGCCATGGCCATGGGGATGTACACCACCACGGTGGTGAGGGTGCCCGCCAGGATGGACATGAGCATGGTGGCCGTGCCGGTGGCGGCAGCCTCCCGGAAATCCATTCCCTCTTCCTTGCAGCGCATGCAGCTCTCCAGCACCACAATGGAGTTATCCACGATCATGCCGATGGCGATGATGAGGGCCGAGCCGGTCATCAGGTCGATGTTGAAGCCGGCAAAGTTCAGCAGGATCACTGCCAGCAGGATGGACAGAGGCATGCTGATGCCCACGATCAGGCTGGCCCGCAGGTCGCCGAAGAAGACGAACAGCACGATCATGGTTAGGATGACGCCGGTGATGAGGGTATTGAGCACCTCGCCCAGGGTCTCCAGGATACTGTCGCCCTCGCTGTAAATGGTCTCAAAGCCCACACCGTCCACGCTGTACTGGTCCAGCACGTCCTGGACCGCATTGCACACCTCCATAGTGGCGGCGGAATCCTGCTTGGTGACAGTGAGCATGACGCTCTCCTGGCCGTTGTAGCGGCTGACGGTGTCCGCATCCTCCTCATACAGGTTGAAGAAGGTACAGATATCCTCCAGCATCACCGTGTGGCCGGAAGGGGTCTGGATGGGCAGATCCCGGAAGTTGGGGTTGACCTCCACGTTGCCGTACACGCCCAGGGCGATGTCCTGGGAGCCCAGGGACACGCTGCCCACCGGCATGTCGAAGTCGGCCGCCGCGATGGCAGAGCCCACGGTGGAAATGGACAGTCCATACTGCCGCATGGCCGCCTCGTCCAGCACGATGCGCAGGTACTCATCCCGGGCGCCGGACAGCTCTACCCGGGCCACGCCGCCGATATTCTCCAGGGCGGGGACCACCTCGTTGTCCAGATAGTCCGCCACGTCGATGCCCGCGGGGGCGGTGGCGGAGATCATCATGGTTCCCAGGGCGTCGGCGCTGATCTCCATGATGATGGGGTCGCCGCACTCGTCAGGGAGGGAGGGCATCAGGTTATCGATGGCGCTCTTCAGATCAGAGTAGGCGTCGTCCATGTCCGTGCCGTATTGATAGGTCAGCTGGAGCATGGTGTAGTTTTCCGAGGAGTAGGAGTTGATGGAATCCAGATCGGACAGGGACTCACACTCGTCCTCCATTGGCTGGGTCAGCAGCCGGTCTACGCTGTCCGCATCTGCCCCCGGCCAGGTGATCATCACCAGCTCCATGGGCATCTCCATGTCCGGCATATACTCCAGGGGCATCCCGGTGAGGGAAGCGGAGCCGAACACCACCACGCCCAGGATGAGGGTGATGATAGACATGGGGCGCCGCAGGACTAATTGAATGAACTTCATGCCGCGTTATCCCTCCGCCTCTGGGCCGGATGCCGCCGGATCGGCCTGGGCGCTCTCGCTGTCCTCCGTCTGGGCGGCGGTCTGCACGGAGACCCCGTCCCGCAGGCTGGAGGACCAAGTGGTGATGACCTCGTCCCCCAGGGTCAAGCCGCTGGTTACGGCGATGGTGTCAGCGGTGTACAGGCCGATGGTCACGTCGGAGCGCACCGCTTTGCCGTCCTGGACCACATACACATAGGAGACGCCGCTTTCAAAAAACATAGCGTCGCTGGGGATGAGCACTGCCCCGGTGACCTGGTGGGCGGTGGTAGTCAGCTCCACCGCCAGCCCGTCGGGCAGGTCCTGGGCTCCGTCGATAATAGCCTTTACCCTGAACTGGCCCACTTGGGCGTCCACCACGCCGCCGATCTCGGTGACCGCCCCCTCATAGGACTGGCCGTTATAGGTGACGGTGACCGCCTGGCCAGGGGTAAGGGTCTGGCGCACAGAGTCGGTGACATAGAAGGTGACCGTTTTGTTGTTCCCATTGGAGATGACGAAGGCCACCTGACCGGAAGCGGCGAAGTTGTTCTGGGTGACGTTCACCGCCTCCACCACGCCGTTGATGGGGGCGGTGAGGTTGTAGAGGGAGAGCTGGTACTGGGCGGAATCCACCCCCACCTGGGCGGACTGGATGCCCGCCCGGGCAGAGTTCAGGGATGCCTGGGCCGCCTCCAGGCCAGCCTGGGCAGACAGGAGGGTCTGGTGGGCCTGGTCCACTTCCACCTGGGAGGCAGCGCCGATCTCCAGCAGGGCCAGAGTGTCGTCATAGTTGTCCTGGGCCAGGCGCAGCTGCTCCTGCAGCAGGGGCAGGTCCGTGCCGCCGTAGTTGGACACCG
The sequence above is a segment of the Lawsonibacter asaccharolyticus genome. Coding sequences within it:
- a CDS encoding efflux transporter, translated to MEHDSMDRKLSVLLCGALTLALAGCQAPVEEPLLDPTVTVETTAVQAGDLSTQSTYIGTISAEGTASVVSMISGNVEQVAVAVGDTVSAGDLLCRFDDESARLSLQNAQAAANSAQESYNSAVSNYGGTDLPLLQEQLRLAQDNYDDTLALLEIGAASQVEVDQAHQTLLSAQAGLEAAQASLNSARAGIQSAQVGVDSAQYQLSLYNLTAPINGVVEAVNVTQNNFAASGQVAFVISNGNNKTVTFYVTDSVRQTLTPGQAVTVTYNGQSYEGAVTEIGGVVDAQVGQFRVKAIIDGAQDLPDGLAVELTTTAHQVTGAVLIPSDAMFFESGVSYVYVVQDGKAVRSDVTIGLYTADTIAVTSGLTLGDEVITTWSSSLRDGVSVQTAAQTEDSESAQADPAASGPEAEG
- a CDS encoding D-aminoacylase C-terminal domain protein, with translation MVDTVLSGGWIIDGTRTPPYQADLCIQDGKIVAISPQWEGNCRTRVDVTGKIVSPGFIDIHTHSDTCPFSAVFPESKVAQGITLEIVGNCGVSAVPILPSCQAEQTAYLRKISEIPVPEEAVRDASVQKYAAHVAQTGYPSHLGTLIGQGTLRAGIVGFQDRPLTPSEMEQMKFLLDDQLNQGALGLSLGLIYPPGSFSPTSELRELARVVQKHKKILAVHMRNEGPNIFQAVEEMLSIAEETGVHLHISHLKLMGKAQWGQAPRLLERIEASRQRGAVVTCDQYPYTATSTILAALLPRRAYDGGSAAMLRRVSDPDTSLLRDIAEEMERRGGADAVLVASTHGSAPEYHGKTVSQLSVCLGLTPAETVAHILARCSGTVSAIYFSMSQEDVHTIMCDMHVAIGSDGSAFSLQDTQGLPSPHPRNIATFPRFLQTVREHRLISLQDAVYKMTALPAAILGLRDRGTLEPGKAADITVFDYESVCDQCTFTDSLVAPSGIEHVLVSGVFSLKSGSITGARPGQVLLR
- a CDS encoding TRAP transporter, which gives rise to MELGNWALISSPSLLALLPLIIFIVFALLGKGNYLGMFLGIIVGFFLTGQDLVSLTNAYTAAISSSTTVIGLLIMFGTGLGVLMTEARITHTLVYWIVKRIGINTRAKGKIVLILSSILVCGLLGTLAGGNAIISPILIPILAALGITPTVVAVLFKVSGEIGLIVGPLTGVTLITMQVTGLSYGQLMLYAVIPFSLFWLTGAWIGCNRAQRLTEGTEHYELSSDISSIDSITPTPKEKRNTIIFLISFVVLITYGILMKQSTSYALTVMLLLAGIIILIAGFPVDEGVKMLSKGIGSQASTLVLLLNFTVMMDLVNAGEGFTALGNLLSGLAQSGGATALALVSAVVGGFGIETAAVLEIQIVAEMFGEMAIKAGLPMGVFAVSILAATRLTSSVYPTSNFIGQMITARCDNTKEALRANWIGAAFAWAFVLLYAFIGPMIF